GCAACATCTCCGGGCCCAACTCGCTCAGCGGCATTGTCACCAGCAAGCTGATCCCCAGTTTCACCATGAATACCGTCGATAGCCCTGTCCACCCCCACCGCGGCCGCAACATCTTCATCGGAGGTGACATCGCCGGTATCGGCGGCAACGTTTCCTTCGTTCGTCCCGTCGTGTCCTACACTCGCTGGACTCCCATGAAAGGGCTGAAACCGAACTCCGATGGTCGCAACAGCTTTGGAATTCGGTTGCAGGGCTCATTCATCAGCGGCTACGGCGGGCGTGTCGCGCCTCCGTTCGAGCGTTTCTTCATGGGCGGCGACACTGACATCAGAGGTTTCGACATCCGCGCCATCTCGCCCGTGGCGTTTTTCGTAGAGAGCGTGACTTTCCCGCTCTCCAACCCCGATGGCACGCCCGTACCCAAGGATCCCAACAATCCTCGCCAGGGCGCGGTCACGGTTCCGCTCCCGGTGCAACGCATCATCTTCCCTGGCGGCGACACCAGCGTGGTCAGCAACATGGAGTACCGCATCCCGATCATCGGCCCTGTCACGCTGGCCCCGTTTTTCGATCTCGGCTTTGACGGGATTGCTCGCCCCTCGGCTCTGCAGGTCAACTCAACCCAGTTGACCACTCTGAACACCACCGCCTTCGGTTGCCCCGCCCTCGACATCGCTTTCAACTGCGTCGGCGGCGTCTCCCAGTCCTTTTCCAAGGGGCTGAAGATTGTTGGTGCCTCCAACTGGAGGCCGCGCACCTCCACCGGCCTGGAACTGCAAGTCATTATGCCCGTGGTCAATGCGCCCTTCCGCATCTACTGGGCGTACAACCCCCTGCGTCTCAACACTTCTACCGACACCCCCAACCTGATCACCCGCAGTATGTTCCCGGTCGGCGGAGCGGGCGATTTCAGCTATCAGCAGGCCATCAGTACCTTCGCCCCGGGATGGAACTTGAAGGAGCCTAAGACCACCTTCCGCTTCACCGTGGCCACCACCTTTTAGGCCGCTTTGCCGCCAGTTCCCGGTTTGACGCTGGCTTGGCCTCGACCTATAATCTATCTTCCCTGAAACTTTCCGCGGTATAACCGTCCTGGGGTGTTTCTGAGGAATTCCGAAAGCAGCGTCGTTCCAAGGAGTTCAAAACCTACTCATGACACGTAAGCTTGTCCGCTTCATCCTGCCGGCGGCTTTGTTGGCCGTTACCGCGCTGGCGCAGACCGGATCCGTCGCCGCCGCCAATCCCGCGCCTGCTTCGGCGGCTCCTGCGCCCGCCTCGGCTGCTCCCGCTACTCCCTCTGGCATCACCCGCATTGGCATCATCAACATTCAGAATGCCATCCTGATGACCAACGAGGGCCGTCGTGACTTCGAGGCTTTGCAGAAGAAGTTCGAACCTACGCAGACCTCGCTGAACAGTCTGAACCAGGAAGTCGAGAACCTGAAAAAGCAGTTGCAGGCACAAGGCGAAAAGCTCAACGAGCAGTCGCGCTCCGACATGGTCAAGAACATCGAGACCAAGCAGAAGAGCCTGCAGCGCCAGGTGGAAGACGCCCAAGCTGAGTTCCAGGGACAGCAGAACGAGATCGCCAACCGCATCGGCGGCAAACTGCTCGATGTCCTCGACAAGTACGCTAAGTCGAACGGCTACTCGGTGGTTCTCGACGTTTCCAGCCAGCAGAGCCCAGTGCTGTGGGCCGCCCAGTCAACCGACGTGACCCAGGAAATCGTTAACGCCTACAACTCCCAGTCCGGGGTTGCGGCCCCGCCACCCGGTTCCGGCGCGGCTGCCAGGCCTGCAAGCCCAACACGCCCTTCCGCTCCCAAACCGGCGGCCCCAAAAACCACGCCGCCGAAACCGTAAGAGAATCTTTGCTGATCCAAGGCCGCCCTATCCGGTGGCCTTTTTCTTTGTCGTCAACCCGGCTCGCTGCTTTCTTTTCGAGCGCGCGTTTTTTTCCGCAACTGCGTGGAAAACTCTGTGCAATTCTGGCTCGCCTTTCTGACAACCCGCCACAAAACAGCTACTTACACACTCTGCCTAGTTCATGTGGCAACGGACAATTCAGTCAAGAATC
The sequence above is drawn from the Terriglobales bacterium genome and encodes:
- a CDS encoding OmpH family outer membrane protein, whose protein sequence is MTRKLVRFILPAALLAVTALAQTGSVAAANPAPASAAPAPASAAPATPSGITRIGIINIQNAILMTNEGRRDFEALQKKFEPTQTSLNSLNQEVENLKKQLQAQGEKLNEQSRSDMVKNIETKQKSLQRQVEDAQAEFQGQQNEIANRIGGKLLDVLDKYAKSNGYSVVLDVSSQQSPVLWAAQSTDVTQEIVNAYNSQSGVAAPPPGSGAAARPASPTRPSAPKPAAPKTTPPKP